Proteins encoded by one window of Cloeon dipterum chromosome 4, ieCloDipt1.1, whole genome shotgun sequence:
- the Bx42 gene encoding puff-specific protein Bx42 has product MSSLASYLPAPSQPTWDRDEERSKLMAKQGNMAMIPVGPAAPPYGQRQGWIPRNPEDFGDGGAYPEITVAQFPLSMGRPEKASSSNALAVQLDAEGKVKYDVIARQGHAKDKIVYSRLSDLLPAEVLAEDDPSLAKPDDEEIQENTEKTRLALEKLTQSKIAAAMPVRCAEKVGPAQYIRYTPAQQGAAFNSGAKQRVIRMVELQSDPMEPPKFKINQKIPRGPPSPPAPVMHSPSRKVTVKEQKEWKIPPCISNWKNAKGFTIPLDKRLAADGRGLQQVHINENFAKLAESLYIADRKAREAVETRTQLEKKMAQKEKEKKEENLRMLAQKAREERAGIRREAAAEKDDDARERDQMRYDRHKERARERNIARAAPDKRNKLQRERERDISEQIALGLPARGQSSNETQYDQRLFNTSKGMDSGYGDDEAYNVYDKPWRDGSNVGQHIYRPSKNVDKDIYGDDLEKLMSNKRFVPDKEFSGTDRGASARSGPVQFEKDEEDPFGLDQFLTQAKKAAASSKRPKDDRDSSRKDDKSSYDRGDKRRRKD; this is encoded by the exons ATGTCTTCCCTCGCAAG ctaTTTGCCTGCTCCATCGCAGCCAACATGGGACAGAGACGAGGAAAGATCGAAATTGATGGCCAAACAGGGGAACATGGCAATGATCCCAGTTGGACCTGCGGCCCCTCCTTATGGACAGAGACAGGGATGGATACCCAGAAATCCAGAg GACTTCGGAGATGGCGGAGCCTACCCTGAAATTACTGTGGCTCAGTTCCCACTTTCTATGGGCAGACCAGAAAAAGCAAGTTCGTCTAACGCGCTTGCTGTGCAGCTAGATGCTGAAGGGAAGGTGAAATACGATGTGATTGCCAG GCAAGGCCACGCTAAGGATAAAATTGTCTATTCTCGTCTATCTGATTTGCTCCCGGCTGAAGTCTTAGCAGAAGACGATCCATCATTAGCAAAGCCTGATGATGAGGAAATCCAGGAAAACACTGAAAAAACTCGTTTGGCATTGGAAAAGTTAACACAGTCAAAAATTGCTGCAGCAATGCCAGTTCGGTGCGCAGAGAAAGTG gGTCCAGCTCAGTACATTCGGTACACACCTGCCCAGCAAGGTGCAGCCTTCAACTCTGGCGCCAAGCAACGAGTGATCCGCATGGTCGAGCTTCAGTCTGACCCAATGGAGCcaccaaaattcaaaattaaccaGAAAATCCCACGAGGTCCTCCCTCTCCTCCTGCACCCGTCATGCACTCACCATCTAGGAAGGTCACTGTGAAGGAGCAAAAGGAGTGGAAAATTCCACCGTGCATTTCAAACTGGAAGAACGCCAAAGGCTTTACCATTCCATTAGACAAACGCCTGGCCGCTGACGGTAGAGGCCTTCAACAAGTTcacataaatgaaaattttgcaaaacttgCCGAATCCTTGTACATTGCTGATCGAAAG GCAAGAGAGGCTGTTGAGACGCGAACCCAACTGGAAAAGAAAATGGCccagaaagagaaagagaagaaagaagaaaactTGAGGATGTTGGCCCAAAAGGCCCGCGAAGAGCGAGCTGGAATCAGAAGAGAAGCAGCTGCTG AAAAAGATGACGACGCAAGAGAACGCGATCAGATGCGCTACGATCGTCATAAGGAAAGGGCTCGTGAGAGAAACATTGCAAGAGCCGCTCCAGACAAGAG GAACAAATTGCAGCGTGAAAGGGAGCGCGATATTAGTGAACAAATCGCGCTTGGCCTTCCAGCGAGAGGCCAATCGTCCAATGAAACGCAGTACGACCAGCGCCTGTTCAACACTAGCAAGGGAATGGACTCAGGATACGGGGATGATGAGGCGTACAATGTTTATGACAAGCCCTGGAGGGATGGTAGCAATGTTGGCCAGCACATCTATCGTCCTTCAAAGAATGTTGACAAGGACATTTATGGTGATGATTTGGAAAAGCTGATGAGCAATAAGAG GTTTGTTCCTGACAAGGAGTTCAGCGGCACAGATAGAGGAGCGTCTGCCAGGAGCGGGCCGGTGCAGTTTGAGAAGGATGAGGAGGATCCGTTCGGTCTTGACCAGTTCTTGACTCAAGCTAAGAAAGCTGCTGCCAGCAGCAAGAGACCCAAGGATGACAGAGATAGCAGCAGGAAAGATGACAAGTCAAGTTATGACAGAGGAGACAAGCGTCGTCGCAAAGACTAG